The genomic region CGCAGATCATGCAGAGTCTTGTAGTTTAGGCTGATATTGGTACACTCGATATTGAGTGCGGTAATCTGCTTGAGGTTTAGAAAGTCCGTTCCTTTCTGCTGCAGATTATGCGAGATGTCAAGCGATCGTAGCGTCTCGGAGCACCGCTGCAGCCAGTCCGATCCCTGGATGCGATTGTGTGCCAGGGAGAGCTTCTCCAGACTGCAATTCCGACCGATGGTCACCGTGTCGATCGCATTGTGGGAAGCGTGAAACTCGCTACAGTTGCCGTTGATGGTGAGGCTCGTGAGGTTGTTGTACTTTAGGTTCACCTTGCGCACAGTTATCTCCGTCCAGGCCATATCGACCAGCTGGTTGTATGATGCATCGAGATACGTCATCGCGACTACACCGTCTGGAGGGAACCAGCTGTCGAAGCTGAGCAGCACTAGGCTGTTGTGGTTCAggtcaagcgtttttagctTGCGCAGCTTATGGAACACTCCGCTCGGAAGTCGGGTCAGATTATTGTACGACAGATTGAGCTCCTCCAGCTCACCCAGAAACTCGAACGCATCGTGCTTGATCTCGGCAATTTGGTTATGGTGAAACAGCAGATACTGCAGCTTGGGCGTTTTGGGAAACATGTGTGAATCCAGCAGCGTAATATTGGTGCCCGTGATTTCGATGTGGTTCAGCTTGTTGCAGTCGAGGAAGCTGTTCGGGTCAATTTCACGGTAGAACAAACTGTTCAGCACGATGAAACTCTCTAGGTTCGGCAGCGAGGCGAACATCTTCGTCGGCACGCCGATGATCTTTTTGTTGCTGATCGTCAGCTTCGTAATGAAGCTCCAATTGAACTTGATGTCCGTGCTCGACGTCTGGAACACGTCGTCGAAATCGATAAACTCACAGTGCGGCGGTTTCTCGCCCTCGTGCGCGAAGCACACGTCCACGAATTCATTATCCTCGGCGTACGCCAGCAACAGCGTGCCCAAGACCAGCGCCAGTGACCTGGAAGGTTTTTGGCACAATTAAGTCAACACAACTGGCTTACCACCCCTGGACAGTTCTCTTACCAGCAGCGAAACATGGTGCCCCAGATGCACGCGCCACACGTTCACCGAGAACGTCGTAATACGCACTGACCGGGCACGGGATTTGGATAACTCTCCGGAGCAGGAATTTCTCATGGATTAACGAGGGCCGGACACGGTCTCATGGCGTTGGTAGCTGCCACAGCCGCCGCGCATAATCTCTTACGGCGGCAGCATCCCTCCCTTTGCAGGCGCTGTGGGGAACACAATATACTTAAACCTTAATTGAAGAAGATTGATACACCAACGTGCATTTCGGGAGAGTGATCTTAAAGTCGTAGTACGTTCGTCGAGAGAGAAAACAACGAGACAAACGAGCAACGGTTCTGACACAGCAGTAGAAAGTATTTgacaaaggaaaacataagaTGTAGAGCTGGAGCTAAATGGCGTATAATAGGAAGGTATAAGGTGGAAGCCTACGAAGCACAGGAACTCATTTGTTTCTTATATTTTCTCTGCCTTCCTATCAAAGCGCCATGTTTTCAAATGgttttgactaataagtgatTAAATTTGACTGCTGAACATTTTGATTGACATGCACCTTGGCTTCTCTCGATCAACAACAATTCTATTTCGTGGTTCACTTGAACCTCCGTCTTATCTGACCCGGCTAGGAAGTATGCCCGGCGCCTGCGTTTAGCTCCAAAAGTTAGCACCTGTAGGGTATGCAATTGAGGTGCGTGCAGAACGTCTCCAAATGCGATGCCCAtaacgttttttctttccccgtcGATAAGGCAACATGAGCCGGTAATAGACTTTATCCCGCTGCGATCGGCTTTCAGCGCATCAGCCCACCAGATCATCTAGCCAAGGGGATCCCAGGGACCCGGGATAGAGAGAGGATCCCATCAATCAAGCAGTGAAACGGTTAATCAAAGGCAAATGGCGACGATCGTCGGGCGAGATTCGCTTCGCAGCGAAGCGTCACTTCTCACGGTCTCAACCTAAATCGTAGGCGCTCGAGTTCTTCGAATGAAGCGACCCCACCGGAATTCTTActtccggttgccgcgagcaaaTGTGTGCACGCACCAACGGATGGACCGTTCCGGGGTGTGTGGCCCGCACTGTACGGGGTGGCTGACACAGCTGCCCGCAGTGAGCCGAATTTATCGATATTTAGTGTCAGATTTATGCGTCCAATCGTGCCGCACCGTGTGTGGTACCGGGCGTCTTGTTTTTCGGCTCTTTCCGTTCGGCTTCCCTCCGCGATGCGTCTGCGTATTCCTATGTGGCAGCAGGTCCGGAGCAGTCGGTGCCTTTTGGAGTACGATCGACAAGCaacgaacgatcgaacgaGATGGATGCGGTCCCGTTTGTAAATCGATTGCATTTAATAATAACGTTCATTTGCTGCTCGGTGCCTGCTGCCGCTCACAGAGGTTGGGGTTTACATTGCTCCGGGTTTATACAGAGACGTCGTTACCATGCCGCTAGAGATTGATTACCGATAAGGGAGGGCGCATGCAAGTGATTTGCAGTGAAACAAGATGCTTACTGTTTCCGCAATGTGCAGTTTATAATAAATATTGTGTATGTTGTATGGATCCGCTTGGACGGATCAGTAAATTGTAGCTTGTTTGAACGATGTTTTGATACTAGACAAACGAACAAGTCGTAATAAAGATGTATTTctttcaacaacaaacaaaccgtgaATCCGTTTGCTATCAGCTGAGGGTTGATTTAgttatttttcaccttttgATGCTTAGCTCCCTTGGAAGATAATTTAACTGTCAAATTACAATAATTTGCGACGAGGGGtcccacagaaaaaaaacggggtgCGGGCGCAATTTGCGGCCTACATAAAACTCATTCGCGGTCCAGAATGTATCTACCAGCTTCAGGTCCAGGCCCGATCCCCTCCCAATCGAGCCCCTCACTCCCCCAGTGACATTTACCATTAAATTTGATCGAATTAATGCCACCCGAAAACCGAGGTCACCGAGGAGGTCGCTCAAAACGAACGTGTCACCCGGCGACGAACCACTTCATCTCTCCGCCGGTCCGATGATTACCCAGCAAAAGTACCCTTTAAAAGAGGTCTATTACTGGCGCCCCTTGGCCGCCGTAAACTAGTTTCGGGCGCTTCGGCGGAACTCTCGGTAGCGCAGCCGACCCGATCGTGGTTTTCCTCGGCTCCTGGCCGACCGGGGTGCCGGGGTTCGGATCAATAAATCAAATCCGAAACAGCGCGTCCGGGAGGGTCGAAGCGCCACCGCGGTTTTGGACGATCCGCATGGCGGGGCCGGTCTTCGGCCGGGGCGATAAATTATAGTAATTTCACGTTGTTTCAATATGGCGAGTAAATCGTGATACAATTGCATCTTCGTGAGCGCACCTCCCCCCGGAGACGACGCGGGAGGTACAGCGGTTGGCATTTAAGGGCCCCATTTTGCGCGCTGGTGTCATTGCGAGGTGTAATCTGGTTATCGTCAGTGTGTCGAAAACTAAATGCACATTTTGTGGTCTGAAAGATTCGCAGCAGAAAGCGAATAAGAACCGGCTCCATTAGCATACAAACGGTCCCGCAACAGAAGTGATCGATTAGCGCTAAAATTAATCGTAAGCCTCAATTACGATCGCGCGACTATGATCGATGCAATTTCGGCTACCCTTCCCGGTCCTGGCCAAAGGCGTCCTTGCCAAACCTGGCCTGACCTAAGCGTAGCTTATGGAAACCGACCGAGCCCCGTTCCACTTTTTCCCAGGACCGGTCGGTCGACGGTGATCTATCATTTTTGGACCGCCAAGAAAATAGAACTCCCGAATAGGAGTAACGGGTACACCTTGGCTTGTTTGTTACTCTTTCTGCTGGCGAAACAAACGCCGGAACGATCCGCGCGCCGATTTACCCGGAGCTTTGGACGACATTCATCCCGGGGATCGGGCGAGTTTTTCGGCACGGTGTAGATTAATTACGATAAGCTCCATTACCGTCAACTTTTACCCGAGCTCGGTCCCGTTTCGGAGGGAAAGCGGCAAGGTGTCGGGCAGGAAGAAAGGAGATCACCGGTTGTGGTCgttgttttcccgttttttttcttctcgcccATTTCGGTACGGCATTTCGGTCGATCGTGAGCTTACAATCTAACGCGTGCTGCGGTAATCAATCAACGCCGCGCAGAAACCGGGCCCAGGGCGTTCCGAACCGTTTGCGGGTGGAATGTGTGTTTGGGCTCATAAAATAATTATGATATACTTTTGACACGGTCACCGACGGGAAACGCGGTCACGACACGCATGTTGCCGAGAGGGGTGGGCCATTTCAAACATAATGGCCATGTTGCAGCGGGACGCCGGTGTCGGGCGGATTTTGCGTGATCCGAAACTATCACCTCGGGCGGACGAAAAAGGCACAAGTTTCTGCGTACGGGAGCTGGTTGGACATGGGTTTGAAATTTAGGATGAAAACCAGTGAGAGATATGGTCGAATCAATAAGAAGCTTAAGCTTCGTGATCATTTGACGAAAAATGGGACAGCTTAGACGGCCACTTGACTGGTGATTTAAAACAATAGTCAGATTAATTTGTCACTAAGTCATTTGAACCATTCAGGGAACACCTTACCGACAATAAACAGCATAAAATGGAAGCCCAACTTTGTAGCAACTTTTGGTACGCTTTTATCCACTTATGTTCTCATTTTAATGACCTCTCCTAACAATGGTACATTGCAGCTCAATTTACCCGTTTATGAACAAAATTGAGTGAACCCATTGAACTTGACCACACAAAAGCATAAATCATGCTCACACTAAGGACACATTTTTCTTACCCTGTCAATTTGAATGGTAATCGTCGATTCCTCTCCAGCGAACCCAAGTGTCGAAGGGTTCTCATTAGTGGACTATCGTTTCCACGATCGTGCCACGCTTTTATGCTACTGCTGCAGCTGCCGTTCCCTTCCCCTTCCTATGCTCTGGCTGCTAACCGAACCTATTAATAAATTGAGCTCGCGCCAATGCGTACTAACAAgatttgaagtttttattacaTCGTTACGTCGGCGCAGCAATGAGCCTTTCCGGTCATTACGTCCCTTGAGGTGGCCAGGTGGGAACCGGGAAATCCGAGCAACAACACGGCCGGCCTATACAGCAACTGTAGCTACCACGTGAAGCTGATCAAAGGCGCCTTTATGACGATG from Anopheles coustani chromosome 3, idAnoCousDA_361_x.2, whole genome shotgun sequence harbors:
- the LOC131260995 gene encoding prolargin-like; translated protein: MFRCWSLALVLGTLLLAYAEDNEFVDVCFAHEGEKPPHCEFIDFDDVFQTSSTDIKFNWSFITKLTISNKKIIGVPTKMFASLPNLESFIVLNSLFYREIDPNSFLDCNKLNHIEITGTNITLLDSHMFPKTPKLQYLLFHHNQIAEIKHDAFEFLGELEELNLSYNNLTRLPSGVFHKLRKLKTLDLNHNSLVLLSFDSWFPPDGVVAMTYLDASYNQLVDMAWTEITVRKVNLKYNNLTSLTINGNCSEFHASHNAIDTVTIGRNCSLEKLSLAHNRIQGSDWLQRCSETLRSLDISHNLQQKGTDFLNLKQITALNIECTNISLNYKTLHDLRKLRFLDISYNNLKRIDLENLTSQRLLERLMISGNPIANISINAIKRNFPNLKSLGIYDLPWNSTSLSIAIDDLKKHDIQPYIRSDYLFDESKCPLKVTPSFGNDTDHDTSDAEHSKDRREQVVGGDKTFEYVVIALLLLAVCGLLAKLFVDSRYFPALFKERMQRRTSISHESLVSCDLNG